The proteins below come from a single Thermodesulfobacteriota bacterium genomic window:
- a CDS encoding helix-turn-helix transcriptional regulator → FRRGMPPGMNTVLLTLVSPGEMAKAMGERVRILRLRKEWTRETLARRAGVSVASLKRFETTGMASLGLVLKVAHALDRLQELNKVFQPPPARSIEELEQRAGKPGPKRGRL, encoded by the coding sequence CTTTCGGCGTGGTATGCCTCCCGGCATGAATACGGTTCTGCTCACCCTGGTCAGCCCCGGCGAGATGGCCAAAGCCATGGGGGAGCGCGTACGCATTCTTCGACTCCGCAAGGAATGGACGCGGGAAACGCTGGCCAGACGGGCCGGGGTTTCGGTGGCATCGCTGAAGCGTTTCGAAACCACAGGAATGGCCTCCCTTGGCCTGGTGCTCAAGGTTGCCCACGCCTTGGACCGCCTGCAGGAGCTCAACAAGGTGTTTCAGCCGCCGCCTGCGCGGAGCATCGAGGAACTGGAGCAGCGGGCCGGGAAGCCTGGGCCGAAGCGAGGCCGCCTTTGA
- a CDS encoding Uma2 family endonuclease, whose protein sequence is MTPDWIGEILSPGSIRLDRVTKTGIYARHQIPYLWLIDPLSRTLEILQLDAGRWVIIGTHAEDDLVRAEPFPEVEVDLSTLWLP, encoded by the coding sequence GTGACGCCGGATTGGATCGGTGAAATCCTCTCCCCCGGCAGCATCCGCCTGGATCGGGTCACGAAGACCGGGATCTACGCCCGCCACCAGATTCCCTATCTCTGGCTGATCGATCCCTTGAGCAGAACCCTCGAGATTCTCCAGCTGGATGCAGGCCGCTGGGTCATCATCGGCACCCATGCCGAAGACGACTTGGTGCGCGCCGAGCCGTTTCCTGAGGTGGAGGTCGATCTTTCCACTCTCTGGCTGCCATGA